The DNA window TTTGCGTAACAAAAAAGATATCTGGAATGTTTATTTACCGACATACCAGATATCTCTTTCCCTCTATTACTCTATTTGTGTACCCACGGCATCTCCGTCATCCGCAGATTTGTGTATCCATACGGCTGCAGTTCTTTGTCTTCTGCCTCCCCGAGCGCCGTTCTTCCCTCCGGCACTACCGCGCAGATTCCGTTTTTCTCCTTCCATAAAACCTTCGCCATCTTCGTCCGAAGTTTCACCGGAGGATGTTCGACAGAGAATGGATATTCACCGATCTCTCCCTGTATCAGTTCCAATTCATCCGAACAGAATCCATAATTCCAGTTCGAAACCGGGGACATTTCGTAATCGCAGTATGGTGCTTTTCTTTCCACACCGTCCCGGATGTATTCCAGTTTTTCTACTCTCGCCTCGATCGGCACGCCAGCGGAATAAAACCATCCAGCCAGTAAGGCACTCTCTCCCATCCGTCCTTATCCCCGCCGATCCACTTGCTGTCTCTGATATCCGGCCAGATCAGATCCAGATGCCCGGATAACCCTTCCGCCTGGATCTCAAGCTGACGCCTCAACCATCCTTCCGGCTTTATCTCTTTTGTCGTTAAAAATGAAAATTCAGGTTTTCGCATACTTTTACCCCCACAGTAACTTTGCCCAATACAATTTGTTTGTAACTGTAGCAATTATAGCATCTATCCGACTCATCCGACAGCGATTTTCTCCTAAAAACCCACTTCCATCCCGTCCCATGCAACTTCAAAATTATCCACAGCTGCAAGTTCGGTCATTTCCCGGTAAAGCATCTGACCGTTATGCGAAAAATGCACACAGATCCATCTGGTATCCGGAGTTGTACATCCCAATTCCTCCAGTCTTTTTTTCACAGCAACATTGTCTTCATAATTCATATGGCTGAAATTCGAAGGGGTCCTGCCCATCGTACAATCCAGACTGACGCAGTCCAGCGTTCTGCCTTTGAGAAATTCCCAGACCTCATCGTAAAACATGCTGCTGTCATTTCCATAAAGGATTGTTTTCCCGTTATGTTCGATCAGATAGATGAGTGCTGTTTCTGTCCGCATATGTCTGGATGGCAGTGGATATATGGTATAATCTTCTATCTTAAATTTTTCAAATGGAGTCAGTTCATGAAACTGCATATAGTTCCAGACTTCGGGAACAGAAAATCGGTCGGAAAATTCTTTTAAAAGATTTCCGACAACAGAGTTTCCATAGATATGTAACACTTTCGCTCCCATATCATGCCCATACTCGGACATACGCATCAGCAGATCAAACGGATAAAAATGATCATCATGAGAATGTGTGATCAACAGATGCTCAATACTGGAAAAATCCATATTATAGTGCAGAATGTGAAGGTAACTGTCTGCCGGAAAATCAATTAACAGCTTTTCGTCAATGATCGCCTGCGAGCGGGTTCTGATTTCCCTCCCGCCTCTTTTTCTGGCTTCCTTACAAATATCACATCGGCAGAACAATGCAGGAATCCCTTCTGCAGCCGCTGTCCCAAGATATTTTATTTTCATATTCAAAGCTCTCCTTACTCTTCTATTCAGACTTCTTTTGCCCAGTATTTTTCTGTCAGAAAATCCGTTCTCTTTCCGATCCGCCGCAACTCTTCTCCTGCCTCCTGATCTCCGCAGGCATATGCTTTCATCAGTCTTCCTTCTTCAAAACACAGTTCATCATGTAACGGCATATACTCGGTAACAAGAAATAATACAAACTCAAGTGCTCTGTTCTCTCCATATACTCTTGGAAGTGGTTCCCCCGGATACTGTTCCAGTACAACCGCACGGCGCGCTTTTACAGCATCAATCAATGCGTCTTTGGTACATTCTTCTGAAAGCACGATCATCTTTGACAATCCAAACCAAGGGGAATTTACTGTTCCGTGAGAATCACTGCTTCCGACAACCGGTACGACATTTCCCTCTTCTCTCATCTGCTGCCACAGACTGATCTGCAGCTGATTTTCTTCCAGCGACTGTCCGCAGGTCAGTTCCAGCGCATCAAACGGATGGGTCTGTAACAGATATCGGTACATATCCCGACGGATATGATACGCTTCGTCCTGGATCCAGCAGGGATGCGCCATAATCGCCATACCGCCTGCTTCTCTTATGTTCCGGTAAACCCACAGCAGAGAAGCATATTCCCGGGTATTCAGCCCCTCCGGGATCTCCAGTTTGTTTTCTATTTCATCTACTTCCCGCTCATATTTTTCAGGATCCTCCCGGAAGATCTGGTTTATACTGTATGTACCGCCAAAATGCACCGTATGGCAGTTATTTTTTGGTGGATGTACTTCTTCTCCTGCGAACAACTGAAAACTCATCGGTATATCCGAAAATGCCCGGATTGCCTCCTGCGCAGGCTCATACTGTCCATGGTCTGTAATCGACAGAAAATCAAATCCTGACTTTCTGTAATTTGCCGCTACAATCGCAGGTCCTTCCTTTCCATCCGACCGGCACGTATGGCAATGCATATCTCCACGATACGGACGCAATTTAAAATAATCCGGTTTTACAGAATATACCCGCAATTCACAACAATTTGTCCAGACACCGTCTTCCTGAATCTGTAACAGTACTACATATTGTTCTTCCTGTGTAAACCGATACCGAAACTGCAAATTCCCGTTGCAGTGTTGTACATCCAGCGCTTCATAACCTTTATCTGAACAATTAAGCAGCGTCTCATTCATCGGTATGATCTTCACCCGATACTTCTTTTTTTCATCAAATGCCGCATGCACTCCCAGTGGACGGATGGTAATCTCCGCTTCCCGTTCCGTACACAGGATTTTCGGGAAAATATCATAATATTCCAGTGTTGTTTTCATTCTTTCTCCTCCCTTTCATGAACCGGTATAAATATCTCTCCGGCTGTTTTTCCATCTTTTTAACACAACAAGACATACAATCATTCCTGTCGCAGCGCAAAAACACCAGACCATCTCTGTCCCTGTCCAGCCTGCTTTTTCTGCAGTCCATCCGAACAGAACACTTGCCACAGCACTGCCAAGATAAGTAACCGCATTCAATATGCCAGACACGGTCGCCACCTTTCCTTCTTTTTGAAAATGAATTGGCAACAAACTGATAAATACGGTATTGACCGCTGTCATCATACTTGTCACAACTGCAAATACAGCAACCGTTCCATAAACAGAACTTCCGATTCCTGTTATCATAGTTACAAGAAATAAAAAGGCAATCGCATATCCGGCAGCGGCTGTTCCCGTTTCATTTTTAAAAATTTTTCGGTTTGTATAATCTGCAAGATACACCCCTGACAGATTCACAATCGGAAGTATCGTCGTCAGCAATACCGA is part of the Blautia faecicola genome and encodes:
- a CDS encoding MBL fold metallo-hydrolase, which produces MKIKYLGTAAAEGIPALFCRCDICKEARKRGGREIRTRSQAIIDEKLLIDFPADSYLHILHYNMDFSSIEHLLITHSHDDHFYPFDLLMRMSEYGHDMGAKVLHIYGNSVVGNLLKEFSDRFSVPEVWNYMQFHELTPFEKFKIEDYTIYPLPSRHMRTETALIYLIEHNGKTILYGNDSSMFYDEVWEFLKGRTLDCVSLDCTMGRTPSNFSHMNYEDNVAVKKRLEELGCTTPDTRWICVHFSHNGQMLYREMTELAAVDNFEVAWDGMEVGF
- a CDS encoding PHP domain-containing protein; the protein is MKTTLEYYDIFPKILCTEREAEITIRPLGVHAAFDEKKKYRVKIIPMNETLLNCSDKGYEALDVQHCNGNLQFRYRFTQEEQYVVLLQIQEDGVWTNCCELRVYSVKPDYFKLRPYRGDMHCHTCRSDGKEGPAIVAANYRKSGFDFLSITDHGQYEPAQEAIRAFSDIPMSFQLFAGEEVHPPKNNCHTVHFGGTYSINQIFREDPEKYEREVDEIENKLEIPEGLNTREYASLLWVYRNIREAGGMAIMAHPCWIQDEAYHIRRDMYRYLLQTHPFDALELTCGQSLEENQLQISLWQQMREEGNVVPVVGSSDSHGTVNSPWFGLSKMIVLSEECTKDALIDAVKARRAVVLEQYPGEPLPRVYGENRALEFVLFLVTEYMPLHDELCFEEGRLMKAYACGDQEAGEELRRIGKRTDFLTEKYWAKEV